One Sinorhizobium mexicanum genomic region harbors:
- a CDS encoding sulfate transporter family protein produces MIMDAARLAFANLFATETRSVFWKVLGLTLLALIALWFALRELFVWLAFPWIDTLMPGTPEWAGWLTFIVGIFASLGLALALALLLAPVTALIAGFFLDDVAEVIETRDYPDGAPGKPLPLVEAMTASVKFLGVVILGNIIALLLLLVPGVNLIAFFLVNGYLLGREFFEFAAMRYRARSEARLFRAKHRSTVFLAGLVLAAFLAVPLLNLLTPLFAAAMMVHLHKMLSARDPGFSAAQKAAAGA; encoded by the coding sequence ATGATCATGGATGCAGCGCGACTTGCCTTCGCCAACCTTTTCGCGACGGAGACTCGTTCGGTCTTCTGGAAAGTGCTCGGGCTGACGCTGCTTGCACTCATCGCTCTTTGGTTCGCGCTGCGTGAACTGTTCGTCTGGCTTGCTTTCCCGTGGATCGACACGCTGATGCCGGGCACGCCCGAATGGGCCGGCTGGCTCACATTCATAGTCGGGATCTTCGCGAGCCTGGGCCTGGCCCTGGCGCTCGCCCTTCTGCTTGCGCCGGTCACCGCACTGATTGCCGGCTTCTTCCTCGACGACGTTGCCGAGGTGATCGAGACACGCGACTATCCCGATGGCGCCCCCGGCAAGCCGCTGCCGCTTGTTGAGGCGATGACCGCATCGGTGAAATTCCTCGGCGTCGTTATCCTCGGCAACATCATTGCCCTGCTGCTGCTTCTGGTGCCGGGCGTCAATCTCATCGCCTTTTTCCTGGTCAACGGTTATCTGCTCGGGCGGGAATTCTTCGAGTTCGCCGCCATGCGCTACCGTGCGCGTTCGGAGGCGCGGCTCTTTCGCGCCAAACACCGCTCGACCGTGTTTCTCGCGGGGCTCGTGCTGGCGGCCTTCCTGGCCGTGCCGCTGCTCAACCTGCTGACGCCGCTCTTTGCTGCCGCCATGATGGTGCATCTCCACAAGATGCTTTCCGCACGCGATCCAGGCTTTTCGGCGGCTCAAAAGGCTGCTGCCGGCGCGTAA
- a CDS encoding N-acetylglucosamine kinase yields MTSYLIGIDGGGTSCRAAVAAPDGRILGRGKAGAANILTDPETALANITEASRAAFGDAGLDPAGITAASAIVGVAGHNVGDAVHYVKRRLPFAAAEIESDGLIALQGALGEKDGAVAILGTGTIYIARHGEAVTYIGGWGFTIGDHGSGARIGHALLQESLLAFDGIHQGSPVTDSVMAEFNNDPRDVVDFARLAKPGEFGRYAPRVFEHAGRGDAVALGLLKAAATTVDEALDVVVSRGSERLCLLGGLAPLYRPWLAERHQKHFVEAEADALTGAVALAAQRFGSRPEVGA; encoded by the coding sequence ATGACGTCTTACCTGATCGGAATCGATGGCGGCGGAACGAGTTGCCGGGCGGCCGTGGCCGCGCCGGACGGTCGGATTCTCGGCCGTGGAAAGGCTGGCGCCGCAAACATCCTCACCGATCCGGAGACGGCGCTCGCGAACATAACGGAGGCCTCGCGGGCCGCCTTCGGGGATGCCGGCCTCGATCCGGCTGGCATCACGGCGGCCAGTGCGATCGTCGGCGTTGCGGGTCACAATGTCGGCGATGCCGTCCACTATGTGAAACGGCGCCTTCCCTTCGCAGCGGCGGAGATCGAGTCGGATGGCCTGATCGCGCTTCAGGGCGCGCTTGGCGAAAAAGATGGCGCGGTCGCCATTCTCGGAACAGGCACCATTTACATCGCGCGCCACGGCGAAGCCGTAACCTATATCGGCGGCTGGGGCTTCACGATCGGCGACCACGGCAGCGGTGCGCGCATCGGCCATGCGCTGCTGCAGGAAAGCCTGCTTGCCTTCGACGGCATTCACCAGGGCTCGCCGGTCACCGATTCCGTCATGGCTGAATTCAACAACGATCCGAGGGATGTCGTCGACTTTGCGCGGCTGGCCAAGCCCGGCGAATTCGGCCGCTACGCCCCGCGTGTCTTCGAGCATGCCGGGCGCGGCGATGCCGTGGCGCTGGGCTTGCTGAAGGCCGCTGCGACGACCGTCGACGAGGCGCTCGACGTGGTCGTGTCGCGAGGAAGCGAGCGGCTGTGCCTGCTCGGCGGGTTGGCGCCGCTTTATCGCCCGTGGCTCGCCGAGCGCCACCAGAAGCATTTTGTCGAAGCGGAAGCGGATGCCTTGACCGGAGCGGTGGCGCTCGCAGCCCAACGCTTCGGTTCCAGGCCGGAGGTCGGCGCATGA
- a CDS encoding amidase, with product MTNQKTLASLAVLVQSGKFDPVKLAEETFHRIEAHPDQSIFVGLTRERALKEAQGAANRLKAGRSLGLLDGLPVAWKDLFDLAGSVTTAGSIVFKDNAPAAADAPVVGALAAAGMISIGRTNMSEFAFSGLGINPHHGTPRNPASPDIDRIPGGSSSGSAAAVAAGLVPLAIGTDTGGSVRIPAAMTGIVGYKATRGRYAMKGVFPLAESLDSLGPLCHTVQDAVWADAAMHSLTAPVIRRSELADLALVIPETIVFDEAEPEVVAAFEAAIKRLQAAGVRVRRAPFPSFAAVFDLMARHGALVTAEAYALHRERLAGPEATRIDPRVVTRTRLGEKITLSDYIALLDARDQLIHETVESLGPGELIAHPTLPHVAPPIAPLLSDDELFFKVNAKTLRNTLIGNFLDFCGISIPCGTGAAGMPVGLLLSAPHHQDDRLLAAALAAEATIRGEA from the coding sequence ATGACCAATCAGAAAACCCTCGCGAGCCTCGCCGTCCTCGTCCAGTCGGGCAAGTTCGATCCTGTCAAGCTCGCCGAAGAGACGTTTCATCGCATCGAGGCCCATCCGGACCAGTCGATCTTCGTCGGCCTCACCCGCGAACGCGCGCTCAAGGAAGCGCAGGGGGCAGCAAACAGGCTCAAGGCTGGGCGCTCGCTCGGTCTGCTCGACGGGCTTCCCGTCGCCTGGAAGGATCTTTTCGACCTGGCCGGCAGCGTGACGACGGCGGGTTCCATCGTCTTCAAGGACAATGCGCCCGCAGCCGCGGACGCGCCCGTCGTCGGCGCACTTGCTGCCGCCGGCATGATCAGCATCGGCCGGACGAACATGAGCGAATTTGCCTTTTCCGGCTTAGGCATCAACCCGCACCATGGAACGCCGCGCAATCCGGCGTCGCCGGATATCGATCGCATTCCCGGCGGCTCGTCCTCCGGCTCCGCCGCAGCCGTCGCCGCGGGCCTTGTGCCGCTTGCGATCGGCACGGACACGGGCGGTTCGGTGCGCATCCCCGCGGCGATGACCGGCATTGTCGGCTACAAGGCGACGCGCGGCCGCTATGCGATGAAGGGTGTGTTTCCGCTCGCCGAGAGCCTCGATTCGCTCGGCCCCCTTTGCCATACGGTGCAGGATGCTGTGTGGGCGGATGCCGCCATGCACAGCCTGACGGCGCCGGTCATCCGCCGCTCCGAGCTCGCCGATCTCGCGCTTGTCATTCCGGAAACGATCGTCTTCGACGAGGCCGAACCGGAGGTGGTCGCGGCTTTCGAGGCGGCGATCAAGAGGCTGCAGGCCGCGGGCGTCCGCGTGCGGCGCGCGCCCTTCCCGAGCTTTGCCGCCGTATTCGATCTGATGGCGCGCCATGGCGCCCTGGTGACGGCGGAGGCCTATGCCCTCCACCGCGAGCGCCTCGCCGGTCCCGAAGCGACAAGGATCGATCCGCGCGTCGTCACCCGCACCAGGCTCGGCGAGAAGATCACCCTCAGTGATTACATCGCCCTTCTCGATGCGCGTGATCAGCTGATCCACGAAACGGTGGAGAGCCTTGGACCCGGCGAACTCATCGCGCATCCGACATTGCCGCATGTCGCCCCGCCGATCGCACCGCTTCTTTCCGACGACGAGCTTTTCTTCAAGGTGAATGCCAAGACGCTGCGGAACACGCTGATCGGCAATTTCCTCGATTTCTGCGGCATCTCCATCCCCTGCGGAACGGGCGCTGCCGGCATGCCAGTCGGCTTGCTGCTCTCCGCACCCCACCACCAGGACGACCGGTTACTGGCCGCGGCCCTTGCTGCCGAAGCGACCATCCGGGGTGAGGCATGA
- a CDS encoding ROK family protein, whose translation MIVCFDIGGSAIKGAITHSPERIFPLPRRATPLNDFRRFVATLESVLDEAGGLPERVAISITGVIDPQTRRIKCANIPCIDGRELAAELEAALHLPVVIANDADCFALAEAGIGAGRDHRIVFGAILGTGVGGGLVVDGKLINADGGFAGEWGHAPAVASEAGHPPIAIPIFDCGCGQRGCVDTVGGARGLERLHTTVHHKSLSSHEIIEAWQNGDEEAARTIDIFVDLVSSPLALVVNITGATIIPVGGGLSNSEALLAEIDGAARGRILRRFDRPLVVRGECRLEPGLIGAALLGFGGKVA comes from the coding sequence ATGATCGTCTGCTTCGATATCGGCGGATCCGCGATCAAGGGTGCCATTACGCATTCGCCGGAACGGATATTTCCCCTGCCGCGGCGCGCCACGCCGCTCAACGACTTTCGCCGCTTCGTCGCAACGCTCGAGTCGGTGCTCGACGAGGCGGGCGGCCTGCCGGAAAGGGTGGCGATTTCGATCACCGGCGTTATCGATCCGCAAACCCGTCGGATCAAATGCGCCAATATCCCCTGTATCGACGGCCGGGAGCTCGCTGCCGAGCTCGAGGCGGCCTTGCACCTGCCCGTGGTGATCGCCAATGACGCCGATTGCTTCGCGCTCGCCGAGGCTGGCATCGGCGCAGGGCGCGATCACCGGATCGTCTTCGGCGCGATCCTCGGCACCGGGGTCGGCGGCGGCCTGGTGGTCGACGGCAAGCTGATCAACGCCGATGGCGGCTTTGCCGGCGAATGGGGGCATGCGCCCGCCGTTGCCTCCGAGGCGGGACATCCGCCGATTGCCATACCGATCTTCGACTGCGGTTGCGGCCAACGCGGCTGCGTCGACACCGTGGGCGGGGCGCGCGGACTCGAAAGGCTGCACACGACGGTACACCATAAATCCCTCTCCAGCCACGAGATCATCGAGGCTTGGCAGAACGGCGACGAGGAAGCAGCGCGCACGATCGACATTTTTGTCGATCTCGTCAGTTCGCCGCTGGCGCTCGTCGTCAACATAACCGGTGCGACAATCATTCCGGTCGGCGGTGGTCTCTCCAACTCCGAAGCCCTGCTTGCCGAAATCGACGGTGCCGCGCGCGGCCGCATCCTCCGGCGGTTCGACCGGCCGCTGGTCGTGCGTGGCGAATGCCGGCTGGAGCCGGGCCTGATCGGCGCGGCCCTGCTCGGCTTTGGAGGAAAGGTCGCATGA
- a CDS encoding SIS domain-containing protein — MQTNMRREIDEIPEAAARLLDGSADTLKAAGAALRAKDPAFLVTIARGSSDHAALFLKYAIELQAGRPVASLGPSLASIYGADLKLGGAAAIAISQSGKSPDIVAMAQSATRAGAVSIALTNTVPSPIAEACTHPLDILAGPELAVAATKSYVNSIVAGLAVLGEWTGDAALKRAVADLPNQFAKAVKLDWQDFAADLGEAESLYVLGRGPALAIASEAALKFKETSGMHAEAYSSAEVLHGPVALVGAKFPVLALAARDAAEASVVDSADGMSTKGAVVHVTSARAQKAKRLPFVETGHPITDALTLILPFYGFVEAWSRSRGLNPDAPASLKKVTETR; from the coding sequence ATGCAAACCAACATGCGGCGAGAAATCGACGAGATCCCGGAAGCCGCTGCGCGGTTGCTGGACGGTTCGGCCGACACCCTGAAGGCGGCGGGTGCGGCGCTCAGGGCCAAGGATCCGGCATTCCTGGTGACGATCGCCCGCGGCTCTTCCGATCATGCGGCGCTGTTCCTGAAGTACGCGATCGAGCTGCAGGCCGGCCGGCCGGTCGCTTCGCTCGGACCGTCGCTCGCCTCGATCTATGGCGCCGATCTGAAGCTCGGCGGCGCGGCGGCAATCGCGATCTCCCAGTCCGGCAAGAGCCCGGATATCGTGGCGATGGCGCAATCGGCGACACGCGCCGGTGCGGTGTCGATCGCGCTCACGAACACGGTGCCCTCGCCGATCGCTGAGGCCTGTACCCATCCTCTCGATATTCTTGCCGGTCCGGAACTCGCCGTCGCCGCGACAAAGTCCTATGTTAATTCGATTGTCGCTGGCCTTGCGGTTCTCGGCGAATGGACAGGAGATGCGGCCCTCAAGCGTGCCGTCGCCGATCTGCCGAACCAATTCGCCAAGGCTGTGAAGCTCGATTGGCAGGATTTCGCCGCCGATCTCGGCGAAGCCGAATCGCTTTACGTGCTCGGCCGCGGCCCGGCGCTGGCGATCGCCAGCGAAGCGGCGCTGAAATTCAAGGAAACGTCCGGCATGCATGCCGAAGCCTATTCCTCCGCGGAAGTGCTGCACGGTCCGGTCGCGCTGGTCGGGGCCAAATTTCCGGTGCTGGCGCTTGCCGCCCGCGATGCGGCCGAGGCCTCGGTGGTCGACAGCGCCGATGGCATGAGCACCAAGGGCGCGGTCGTGCATGTCACCTCGGCGCGTGCTCAAAAAGCAAAACGCCTGCCCTTCGTCGAAACGGGACATCCGATCACCGATGCGCTGACGCTGATCCTGCCGTTCTACGGCTTCGTCGAAGCCTGGTCGCGTTCGCGCGGCCTCAATCCGGATGCACCGGCAAGCCTCAAGAAGGTAACGGAGACACGATGA
- a CDS encoding copper homeostasis protein CutC, with product MSGILLEVCVDDPDGLRAAIDGGADRIELCSALALGGLTPSPGLMALAGPPPVPVYAMIRPRAGDFVYRPTDLDAMRRDIDAARHAGLAGVVLGASLADGRLDAQMLRKLTGHAAGLGLTLHRAFDLVPDFAEAMAIAEDLGFERILTSGGAKSAPEAVDGLARLIELAARRISVMPGSGITVDTIDALLPGLAVTEIHSSCSVREPAQDPRLVEMGFVAGERRRTDAATVRAMKARLGAFPTTL from the coding sequence ATGAGCGGCATCCTGCTCGAAGTCTGCGTCGACGACCCGGACGGCTTGAGGGCGGCGATCGACGGCGGCGCGGATCGGATCGAGCTCTGCTCGGCCCTTGCCCTCGGCGGCTTGACGCCAAGTCCGGGATTGATGGCGCTCGCCGGCCCGCCGCCGGTGCCGGTCTATGCAATGATCCGCCCCCGTGCCGGCGACTTCGTCTATCGCCCGACCGATCTCGATGCCATGCGCCGGGACATCGATGCGGCCCGCCACGCCGGGCTTGCCGGCGTCGTCCTCGGCGCATCGCTCGCCGACGGGCGGCTCGACGCGCAGATGCTCCGAAAGCTTACCGGCCACGCGGCGGGATTGGGGCTGACGCTTCACCGCGCGTTCGATCTCGTTCCGGATTTCGCCGAGGCGATGGCAATCGCGGAGGATCTTGGCTTTGAGAGGATTTTGACCTCAGGCGGCGCGAAAAGCGCACCGGAGGCGGTCGACGGCCTAGCACGCCTCATTGAGCTGGCCGCACGCAGAATTTCCGTGATGCCGGGCTCCGGGATCACCGTCGACACGATCGATGCGCTGCTTCCCGGGCTCGCCGTAACGGAGATCCACTCCTCCTGTTCCGTTCGTGAGCCGGCTCAAGACCCGCGGCTGGTGGAGATGGGCTTCGTCGCGGGAGAGCGGCGCCGGACGGATGCGGCGACGGTCAGGGCGATGAAGGCACGGCTCGGTGCCTTTCCGACAACGCTGTGA
- the nagA gene encoding N-acetylglucosamine-6-phosphate deacetylase, with the protein MTAKKKITGARIFDGIDWHDGAVLVVEAGRVKAIVPASAAPADADAVDAHGLLLVPGFIDLQVNGGGGALLNEQPTLDGIRQICTAHAKFGTTALLPTLITDTREVRTAAIRAGLEAKKAAVAGFLGLHLEGPHLSVARKGAHDPSLIRPMDDSDLAEMVACAHDLGVLMVTVAPENATREQVRALCDAGVVVSLGHTDVGYETACSYARAGARTVTHLFNAMSGLGHREPGVVGAALATGTLHAGMIADGFHVDPASMGIALRGKKGPGQIFLVTDAMSPIGTEMTSFHLNGREILRHGGRLTLADGTLAGADIDMLSSVRFVHEKLGLPIEEAVRMASAYPADVMGMASHKGRLLPGTDADFVLLTPELGMKSTWIGGEVVFSA; encoded by the coding sequence ATGACTGCGAAGAAGAAAATCACCGGCGCGCGGATCTTCGACGGCATCGACTGGCATGACGGCGCCGTCCTGGTCGTGGAGGCGGGTCGGGTCAAGGCGATCGTTCCGGCGTCCGCCGCACCCGCCGATGCCGACGCGGTCGACGCACATGGCCTGCTTCTCGTTCCGGGTTTCATCGACCTGCAGGTCAATGGCGGCGGCGGCGCGCTGCTCAACGAGCAGCCGACCCTCGACGGCATTCGGCAGATTTGCACGGCACACGCGAAGTTCGGCACCACGGCGCTCCTGCCGACGCTGATAACGGACACGCGTGAGGTGCGGACCGCAGCCATAAGGGCCGGCCTCGAGGCAAAAAAGGCGGCGGTGGCCGGCTTTCTCGGCCTGCATCTGGAAGGCCCGCATCTGTCGGTCGCTCGGAAGGGGGCGCATGACCCGTCGCTCATTCGCCCAATGGACGATTCCGATCTGGCCGAGATGGTCGCCTGCGCTCACGATCTGGGCGTCCTGATGGTCACGGTCGCTCCGGAAAATGCCACGCGAGAGCAGGTGCGGGCGCTTTGTGATGCCGGTGTCGTCGTCAGCCTGGGACACACGGACGTCGGCTATGAGACGGCTTGCAGCTACGCCAGGGCCGGCGCCCGGACGGTTACCCATCTCTTCAACGCGATGAGCGGTCTCGGCCACCGCGAACCCGGCGTCGTCGGCGCGGCGCTTGCCACCGGAACGCTGCATGCCGGCATGATCGCCGATGGCTTCCATGTCGATCCGGCGTCGATGGGCATCGCGCTGCGGGGCAAGAAGGGTCCGGGACAGATTTTCCTGGTGACCGACGCGATGTCGCCGATCGGCACCGAAATGACCAGCTTCCACCTGAATGGCCGCGAAATCCTGCGCCACGGCGGCCGCCTGACACTTGCCGACGGGACGCTCGCGGGAGCAGACATCGACATGCTCTCCTCGGTCCGCTTCGTGCATGAAAAACTCGGCCTGCCGATCGAGGAGGCGGTCCGCATGGCCTCCGCCTATCCGGCCGACGTCATGGGCATGGCCTCCCATAAAGGCCGGTTGTTGCCCGGAACGGACGCCGATTTCGTGCTGCTGACGCCCGAACTTGGCATGAAGTCGACCTGGATCGGCGGCGAGGTGGTTTTCTCAGCTTAA
- a CDS encoding SlyX family protein, which translates to MSDADNRITRLEETLAHQAKTIEELSDQLAEQWKVVEQTRAKLDRLTERFLSLEEQTRDAIPVTRPPHY; encoded by the coding sequence ATGAGCGACGCAGACAATCGGATCACGCGTCTCGAAGAAACGCTGGCGCACCAGGCGAAGACCATCGAGGAGCTTTCTGACCAGCTGGCCGAGCAGTGGAAGGTGGTCGAACAGACCCGGGCGAAGCTCGACCGCCTGACTGAGCGCTTCCTGAGCCTCGAGGAACAGACGCGCGACGCGATACCGGTAACCCGCCCGCCGCATTACTGA
- a CDS encoding GntR family transcriptional regulator: MTQQLAAILPLEGLQSGGAGPLYLKLRQSLEEAILSGKLNHGDALPPERDLADYANISRVTVRKAVDDLVRDGLLVRRHGSGTFVVRPVSRVEQSLSRLTSFTEDMARRGLHARAEWLERGLFHPSPDEMMTLGLPADALVARLGRLRIADGMPLAIERASISTEFLPDPLAVTSSLYAALDKTRSRPVRAVQRISACNIKDPDASMLGVAVGAAGLSIERVSYLASGRVVEFTRSLYRGDAYDFVAELTLSES, encoded by the coding sequence ATGACCCAGCAACTTGCCGCTATCCTGCCGTTGGAAGGTTTGCAGTCGGGCGGGGCCGGCCCGCTCTATCTGAAGCTCAGGCAGTCGCTCGAGGAGGCCATCCTCTCGGGCAAGCTCAACCACGGCGATGCGCTGCCGCCGGAGCGGGATCTCGCGGACTATGCCAATATCAGCCGGGTGACCGTGCGCAAAGCGGTCGATGACCTTGTGCGCGACGGGCTGCTCGTGCGCCGCCATGGCTCCGGCACCTTCGTCGTCAGGCCTGTCTCGCGCGTCGAGCAGTCGCTGTCGAGGCTGACGTCCTTTACCGAGGACATGGCCCGGCGGGGCCTGCATGCACGGGCGGAATGGCTGGAGCGCGGGCTGTTCCATCCGTCGCCCGACGAGATGATGACCCTCGGTCTTCCGGCCGATGCCCTGGTCGCGCGGTTGGGCCGCCTGCGCATCGCCGACGGCATGCCGCTGGCGATCGAGCGCGCCAGCATCTCGACCGAATTCCTGCCGGACCCGCTGGCGGTGACTTCGTCGCTTTATGCCGCCCTCGACAAGACCCGCTCACGGCCCGTCCGGGCGGTGCAGCGCATTTCGGCCTGCAATATCAAGGATCCTGATGCGTCGATGCTGGGTGTTGCGGTCGGCGCCGCCGGCCTTTCCATCGAGCGTGTCTCCTATCTTGCATCCGGGCGCGTCGTTGAATTCACCCGCTCGCTCTATCGGGGCGATGCTTATGATTTTGTCGCGGAACTGACGCTTTCGGAGTCCTGA